From the Pyrenophora tritici-repentis strain M4 chromosome 5, whole genome shotgun sequence genome, the window CGCCAGACGGATCACCGATTCAATGCGACCTTCATCCTATGTGGGCCCAACGATACCACTTTGAAGATGAAGTGGACGAATATGATACTGCTCATGGGCCTCGCAATGCACGTGCTGCCCAATGCACAGCTCTGGTGGAAGGGACAGGCGACATTTTCTGGTATAATTGAGCCTGAAGATCAAGAGAAAGGGTGGAGCGGCAGTATCATGGCGCTTCATAATGCAATCAGCACAACGGGCTGTAGCGTCTTGCAGGATCGCATTAGTATTCTAATCAACCTGTGTGGACTGGGTCTGGCGTACAAAGGGCCGCCGTTGGACACTGAGGAGGAGCTACTATACTTGAGTAGTCTTCTCGCTTTGGCCGCCGGAGATCTACATCCCTTGAGCATGATGGACAGGCAGTCTATGATACTGAAGGGGAAGCCAACCTGGATATCGAAACACGAGGTGAATGATACGACGCTTCCTGGTTACAAAATTGGGACCATGGAAGGTATTCACCGAGTGGAAGAGGGGGAAATTGAGGTGGACATGCTTTTTCTCGATGCACCATGGAGATCACTCAAAGAAAAGGACCTCCGGCCTACGTACGAAATCTTCCCATACACTATAACAACCACACACCCCGCTAGCAAAAGACTGGAAGCAGAAGGTCGAGTAGCGTCTAATTATGCGTACTCAGACGCCGAATTCGACATACCCCGTCGCCGTTTCCTGGCGGGCTGCATCTTGAACGGAGCTATGTTTACCGGCAGATTATGGGAGCAGATAAAACGCGACGTCGTTGTTCCGAATTACAACGCCGGAAATAATAAGGACCTGTCATTCAATCCTGCATTTCGCAGCGCAGCAAAGGCCTTCTTAGCGCACTTGTTTCCTGTCTCGACGCTCTTGGGTATAGTGCAGCCTTTGCCTTCTATTCTGGACGACGCTACACTCTTCCTGACGTGGCTCACCGACCCGAGATCAATGTATTACATTGGACTTCACACCTTCCGTGTTCCGTGCACCATGCGTTGGGACTCGACATTCATCACATCGCTGACTATCAACGAGTATTTTCAAGACGGGTCAGATAGGGAGATACAGGTTGCTGTGCCGACGCATCTACTCAAGACGTCTTGTGTGCCGCTGCGAGTGTGGATTCTTCGGCCTGCAAAAGTCGATCAAGTGAAAGGGAAGTGGCGAATTGTTGGCAAGGCTTTGTTGCTTGGGGAGCCGGATTTGCTCACAGAAGCGACGGAGAGTGCGGGGAAGCCTGGGGCGAAGGTCATTCTGAGGGAGAGGACAGTTGTATGTGGGTGAAGAGAATAATTTCTTCTTCACTCGGAGTGGATTGAAGTTTTGAATTTTACTGATACTTAGGTATTTGTCAAAGGTGAGGAGCTACTTTTAATATTAGAACTATGGGAGAGAAAGGCTATATACGATAGAAGTCAAGGCGTTAGCCGCGGAGTTTACGTATGTAGGGATCTCACCACTGACACACACACCCCGCGTGAGGCTGAAGTGCTTGGAGTCTGAAGGACGTATGCTCATGCAATATGAAGTGGTGAAGATTAGTGTTCTGTTGTGGCCTGTAAACAGGTGGGGTGCATTGTGTATTGATGTGATGTATGATATGTTCTGATGTCTGAGAGGTCTGTGATCCAGGATTATATACATAGAGCAGTGGGCTGATTGATCGCTGAATCATCCACGTGACCATGCAAGGTACCTTGGGCTTACATTGCTTCTTGAGGTAGCATGAGTTGCACGTACTGAGGGCGTTTCTGGGCTCAAGGTTGTCGTTGGGTACGTCGCGCGTCGTGATTTGATCGAGCGATCTGGCTGAGGGAATTCGTGAGCAGTCTCCACCTGGTACTTGTGCTCAGAGGACATTCGCTGCGTGAGGTGCTATTGGGATCACTGCAGTCGATAGAAACTCTGGCCGACGTCTAGATAAAACACAATAGAGATGGCCAGCGGCCTTACTTGACGGAAAATCGTTTGTATTCAGATCGAAGAAACAAATATGTCTCAGAACACAGTCTTTACATGTACACAATGAAATATGTTTTGCCAATATGCATCAGTCCCAGATATTACCTGGAACCTCATAGTCCATAGCCTTCCAAACCGCACGGTAAGCTTTTTCATCTATCCATCGAAGCTTTTCCTCCATTTCCGAATGATCAAGATTCTGTTGTACCTCAGGCAGAAACTCTTCCGCCGGTTGGACCGCTGTCTTATCGCGAAAGTCTGCAATGCCCTTGCCCAGGGATGAGAAACTACCTAGGTAGGGGGAAGATTCCCTGACCAGCCCGCCTGGATGAATTCATCGAAATCCTTCGCAGCCTCATCAACAAGGCTCCTACCTCCTTTGAACATGTTGAGCGCTTCTTGTACTTCGACGCGGCTCTTGGCTTTCGCGATAAGGTCAATACCAGATGCTAAGAAATGTATGCATGTTGCCAGAGCAAACTGGTCTTCCACAACCTGCTTGGAGAAGCTTTCGTCGTCGCAATGTCTGAAGGACCCAAAATCGAATAACTGAAGTTGGTTGTGTCCATCAATCCTTATGTTGAGTACTTTTCAATCCCTAAGCATGTATCCGAGGTCTTTGAGCCATGCGGCAGCACCAAGAAGCTGTTTGATCCATGCACGGTGTGTTGCTGTATTGTGGAGGTCCCGGCCTTTTCTAATGACTTGTACTTCGGGAGAACAATACTAATGGGAAGTTTAGTGGGCAGCCTTTGTGCGAGGTTCGGGTGTCGGGTGTCGGTGGTTGGCAAGAACATCATAAAATGTGCTTTCTTTCTTAGAAATGGCCAAAACCCGGAGAGACATATGCATCTGCTTGATTTTGTCGTCCGTAGGTGGCGATTCAGCAACCGGATATTGAAAAGGAAGCTTCACCACAGCCCTATCTAATATCTCATAGACTATGTCCTGCAACGGCCCAATATTCAGGCATCTCGACCGCAGGAATGTGTAAGGGGTGAACCAGGTAAGTTGGGTAGGGTAAGTCGATGTCGCGAACGTAACCTTGTTGGTTCGCGGCTATAACTACTTGAGTTCAGCCACGTCACATGCCTTTCCTCAATCTATTATTGGAAAGCTATCAGCCACGTGCTAAATGCTGGACGTGGCTTAGGTCTCAAGTGATTTATTACGCGAGACGTTAGAAATGACCCAGCTCGTAGCGCTTAATTGGAAAGTACCGACTGGGGTGGAGACATTACATGAACCATACTCGTATTGCCGCCATAGGGCTGAGGGTGACTTATCAGCGTGTTGGTACAGCTAGAGGGTTAGATACTGCAATTTTATGATTATTGTAAGTCGCATGGGCAAAGTGGTGGATCTGTAGTAGAGGAGTCCTGCTACATCGTGGAATGAGGACCTATGCGAGAAGGCACGAAGGCGACAACGACCTTATGATTTTCTAGTATTAAGCCATCGAGCGACAGAGGAGAACCTTTCGTACACGATCCAAGTGATGCGACATGAGAATTTAGACTTGGGAAGAAGTTTTCTGCTCTGAAGTCGATGTACCTGTGGTTTTTCTCGACATGAGGTGGTTCTCGTTACGTAGTGGGGGATAA encodes:
- a CDS encoding HET domain containing protein codes for the protein MPELLQDLASHDSSDPSHRYAIHNPLGPSFFQLTLSSANRAEIFAEALSEIDKNHSRTSIIVENLQKWNPEAASRFGPRSTLTVLSTPFRLIYPNCDLHSFEETGLYARQFLAISYCWRSPEYLAEGYEGHDIWPIKKSIVDAVLAEKDHPRVGIWMDQICIEQSSNLDKQLSIAVMDIIYRSCMRMIVLLEDVLLTEQEIQLVQKYDISQRPYNGGWKFESSEIKIFASFYEKVNTARWWSRAWCFHEMGVHRPWSERRQTDHRFNATFILCGPNDTTLKMKWTNMILLMGLAMHVLPNAQLWWKGQATFSGIIEPEDQEKGWSGSIMALHNAISTTGCSVLQDRISILINLCGLGLAYKGPPLDTEEELLYLSSLLALAAGDLHPLSMMDRQSMILKGKPTWISKHEVNDTTLPGYKIGTMEGIHRVEEGEIEVDMLFLDAPWRSLKEKDLRPTYEIFPYTITTTHPASKRLEAEGRVASNYAYSDAEFDIPRRRFLAGCILNGAMFTGRLWEQIKRDVVVPNYNAGNNKDLSFNPAFRSAAKAFLAHLFPVSTLLGIVQPLPSILDDATLFLTWLTDPRSMYYIGLHTFRVPCTMRWDSTFITSLTINEYFQDGSDREIQVAVPTHLLKTSCVPLRVWILRPAKVDQVKGKWRIVGKALLLGEPDLLTEATESAGKPGAKVILRERTVVCG